The following proteins come from a genomic window of Mobula hypostoma chromosome 15, sMobHyp1.1, whole genome shotgun sequence:
- the LOC134357158 gene encoding basic proline-rich protein-like: protein MQNEQHPAQPGFLPGPQRSPGSCPASSAQRSPSSCPASSAQRSPGSCPAPSTQRSPGSCTAPIAARVPAQHPAQPGFLPGPQCSPGSCPAPSAARVPARPPAQPGFLHGPQRSPGSCTAPSAARVPARPPAQPRFLPGPQRSPGSCPAPSAARVPARPPSQPGFLPGPQRSPGSCPAPSAQRSPGSCPAPSAQRSPGSCPAPSAQRSPGSCTAPSAARVPARPPSQPGFLPGPHRSPGSCPAPSAARVPARHPSQPGFLPGPHRSPGSCPAPIAARVPARHPAQPGFLPGTHRSPGSCPAPIAARVPARPPAQPGFLPGTQRPAQPGFLPGTQHPAQPGFLPGTQRPAQPGFLHGPHRSPGSCPAPIAARVPARHPAQPGFLPGTHRSPGSCPAPIAARVPARPPSQPGFLPGPHRSPGSCRPPAPSAARVPARHPAPSAAWVPARHPAQPGFLPGTQRSPGSCPASSAQRSPSSCPASSAQRSPGSCPAPSTQRSPGSCTAPIAARVPAQHPAQPGFLPGPQCSPGSCPAPSAARVPARPPAQPGFLHGPQRSPGSCTAPSAARVPARPPRSPGSCPAPSAARVPARPPAQPGFLPGPHHSPGSCPAPSAARVPARHPAPSAARVPAQHPAPSAARVPARHPAPSAARVPARPPAQPGFLPGPHRSPGSCPAPIAARVPARHPAQPGFLPGTHRSPGSCPAPIAARVPARPPSQPGFLPGPHRSPGSCRPPAPSAAQVPARHPAPSAARVPARHPAQPGFLPGTQRSPGSCPASSAQRSPSSCPASSVQRSPGSCPAPSTQRSPGSCPAPIAARVPARPPSQPGFLPGPHRSPGSCPAPIAARVPAGPQRPVQPGFLPGTQHPAQPGFLHGTQRSPGSCPAPSAARVPARHPAPSAARVPARHPAPSAARVPARPPAPIAARVPAQHPAQPGFLPGPQRSPGSCPAPSAARVPARPPAQPGFLHGTQRSPGSCPAPSAAQVPARPPAQPGFLPGPQRSPGSCPAPIAARVPARPPAHPGFLPGTQRPAQPGFLPSTQRPAQPGFLPGTQRPAQPGFLHGPQRSPGSCPAPIAARVPARPPSQPEFLPGTQRSPGSCPAPIAARVPARPPSQPGFLPGPHRSPGSCPAPSAQRSPGSCPAPSTQRSLGSCTAPSTQRSLGSCTAPSTQHSLGSCPAPSAHRSPGSCPAPSAARVPARPPEQPGFLPGPQRSPGSCPSPSAQRSPGSCPAPGGAAVEDMQEPDVLTPHS from the coding sequence ATGCAGAATGAGCAGCACCCAGCGCAGCCCGGGTTCCTGCCCGGCCCCCAGCGCAGCCCGGGTTCCTGCCCGGCATCCAGCGCCCAGCGCAGCCCGAGTTCCTGCCCGGCATCCAGCGCCCAGCGCAGCCCGGGTTCCTGCCCGGCCCCCAGCACCCAGCGCAGCCCGGGTTCCTGCACAGCACCCATCGCAGCCCGGGTTCCTGCACAGCACCCAGCGCAGCCGGGGTTCCTGCCCGGCCCCCAGTGCAGTCCAGGTTCCTGCCCGGCCCCCAGCGCAGCCCGGGTTCCTGCACGGCCCCCAGCGCAGCCCGGGTTCCTGCACGGCCCCCAGCGCAGCCCGGGTTCCTGCACAGCACCCAGCGCAGCCCGGGTTCCTGCCCGGCCCCCAGCGCAGCCCAGGTTCCTGCCCGGCCCCCAGCGCAGCCCGGGTTCCTGCCCGGCCCCCAGCGCAGCCCGGGTTCCTGCCCGGCCCCCATCGCAGCCCGGGTTCCTGCCCGGCCCCCAGCGCAGCCCGGGTTCCTGCCCGGCACCCAGCGCCCAGCGCAGCCCGGGTTCCTGCCCAGCCCCCAGCGCCCAGCGCAGCCCGGGTTCCTGCCCGGCACCCAGCGCCCAGCGCAGCCCGGGTTCCTGCACGGCCCCCAGCGCAGCCCGGGTTCCTGCCCGGCCCCCATCGCAGCCCGGGTTCCTGCCCGGCCCCCATCGCAGCCCGGGTTCCTGCCCGGCACCCAGCGCAGCCCGGGTTCCTGCCCGGCACCCATCGCAGCCCGGGTTCCTGCCCGGCCCCCATCGCAGCCCGGGTTCCTGCCCGGCCCCCATCGCAGCCCGGGTTCCTGCCCGGCACCCAGCGCAGCCCGGGTTCCTGCCCGGCACCCATCGCAGCCCGGGTTCCTGCCCGGCCCCCATCGCAGCCCGGGTTCCTGCCCGGCCCCCAGCGCAGCCCGGGTTCCTGCCCGGCACCCAGCGCCCAGCTCAGCCCGGGTTCCTGCCCGGCACCCAGCACCCAGCGCAGCCCGGGTTCCTGCCCGGCACCCAGCGCCCAGCGCAGCCCGGGTTCCTGCACGGCCCCCATCGCAGCCCGGGTTCCTGCCCGGCCCCCATCGCAGCCCGGGTTCCTGCCCGGCACCCAGCGCAGCCCGGGTTCCTGCCCGGCACCCATCGCAGCCCGGGTTCCTGCCCGGCACCCATCGCAGCCCGGGTTCCTGCCCGGCCCCCATCGCAGCCCGGGTTCCTGCCCGGCCCCCATCGCAGCCCGGGTTCCTGCCGGCCCCCAGCGCCCAGCGCAGCCCGGGTTCCTGCCCGGCACCCAGCACCCAGCGCAGCCTGGGTTCCTGCACGGCACCCAGCGCAGCCCGGGTTCCTGCCCGGCACCCAGCGCAGCCCGGGTTCCTGCCCGGCATCCAGCGCCCAGCGCAGCCCGAGTTCCTGCCCGGCATCCAGCGCCCAGCGCAGCCCGGGTTCCTGCCCGGCCCCCAGCACCCAGCGCAGCCCGGGTTCCTGCACAGCACCCATCGCAGCCCGGGTTCCTGCACAGCACCCAGCGCAGCCGGGGTTCCTGCCCGGCCCCCAGTGCAGCCCAGGTTCCTGCCCGGCCCCCAGCGCAGCCCGGGTTCCTGCACGGCCCCCAGCGCAGCCCGGGTTCCTGCACGGCCCCCAGCGCAGCCCGGGTTCCTGCACAGCACCCAGCGCAGCCCGGGTTCCTGCCCGGCCCCCGCGCAGCCCAGGTTCCTGCCCGGCCCCCAGCGCAGCCCGGGTTCCTGCCCGGCCCCCAGCGCAGCCCGGGTTCCTGCCCGGCCCCCATCACAGCCCGGGTTCCTGCCCGGCCCCCAGCGCAGCCCGGGTTCCTGCCCGGCACCCAGCGCCCAGCGCAGCCCGGGTTCCTGCCCAGCACCCAGCGCCCAGCGCAGCCCGGGTTCCTGCCCGGCACCCAGCGCCCAGCGCAGCCCGGGTTCCTGCACGGCCCCCAGCGCAGCCCGGGTTCCTGCCCGGCCCCCATCGCAGCCCGGGTTCCTGCCCGGCCCCCATCGCAGCCCGGGTTCCTGCCCGGCACCCAGCGCAGCCCGGGTTCCTGCCCGGCACCCATCGCAGCCCGGGTTCCTGCCCGGCCCCCATCGCAGCCCGGGTTCCTGCCCGGCCCCCATCGCAGCCCGGGTTCCTGCCCGGCCCCCATCGCAGCCCGGGTTCCTGCCGGCCCCCAGCGCCCAGCGCAGCCCAGGTTCCTGCCCGGCACCCAGCACCCAGCGCAGCCCGGGTTCCTGCACGGCACCCAGCGCAGCCCGGGTTCCTGCCCGGCACCCAGCGCAGCCCGGGTTCCTGCCCGGCATCCAGCGCCCAGCGCAGCCCGAGTTCCTGCCCGGCATCCAGCGTCCAGCGCAGCCCGGGTTCCTGCCCGGCCCCCAGCACCCAGCGCAGCCCGGGTTCCTGCCCGGCACCCATCGCAGCCCGGGTTCCTGCCCGGCCCCCATCGCAGCCCGGGTTCCTGCCCGGCCCCCATCGCAGCCCGGGTTCCTGCCCGGCCCCCATCGCAGCCCGGGTTCCTGCCGGCCCCCAGCGCCCAGTGCAGCCCGGGTTCCTGCCCGGCACCCAGCACCCAGCGCAGCCTGGGTTCCTGCACGGCACCCAGCGCAGCCCGGGTTCCTGCCCGGCACCCAGCGCAGCCCGGGTTCCTGCCCGGCATCCAGCGCCCAGCGCAGCCCGAGTTCCTGCCCGGCATCCAGCGCCCAGCGCAGCCCGGGTTCCTGCCCGGCCCCCAGCACCCATCGCAGCCCGGGTTCCTGCACAGCACCCAGCGCAGCCCGGGTTCCTGCCCGGCCCCCAGCGCAGCCCAGGTTCCTGCCCGGCCCCCAGCGCAGCCCGGGTTCCTGCACGGCCCCCAGCGCAGCCCGGGTTCCTGCACGGCACCCAGCGCAGCCCGGGTTCCTGCCCGGCCCCCAGCGCAGCCCAGGTTCCTGCCCGGCCCCCAGCGCAGCCCGGGTTCCTGCCCGGCCCCCAGCGCAGCCCGGGTTCCTGCCCGGCCCCCATCGCAGCCCGGGTTCCTGCCCGGCCCCCAGCGCATCCCGGGTTCCTGCCCGGCACCCAGCGCCCAGCGCAGCCCGGGTTCCTGCCCAGCACCCAGCGCCCAGCGCAGCCCGGGTTCCTACCCGGCACCCAGCGCCCAGCGCAGCCCGGGTTCCTGCACGGCCCCCAGCGCAGCCCGGGTTCCTGCCCGGCCCCCATCGCAGCCCGGGTTCCTGCCCGGCCCCCATCGCAGCCCGAGTTCCTGCCCGGCACCCAGCGCAGCCCGGGTTCCTGCCCGGCACCCATCGCAGCCCGGGTTCCTGCCCGGCCCCCATCGCAGCCCGGGTTCCTGCCCGGCCCCCATCGCAGCCCGGGTTCCTGCCCGGCCCCCAGCGCCCAGCGCAGCCCGGGTTCCTGCCCGGCACCCAGCACCCAGCGCAGCCTGGGTTCCTGCACGGCACCCAGCACCCAGCGCAGCCTGGGTTCCTGCACggcacccagcacccagcacagCCTGGGTTCCTGCCCGGCCCCCAGCGCCCATCGCAGCCCGGGTTCCTGCCCGGCCCCCAGCGCAGCCCGGGTTCCTGCCCGGCCCCCAGAGCAGCCCGGGTTCCTGCCCGGCCCCCAGCGCAGCCCGGGTTCCTGCCCATCACCCAGCGCCCAGCGCAGCCCGGGTTCCTGCCCGGCACCTGGTGGTGCAGCAGTTGAAGACATGCAGGAGCCTGATGTCCTCACTCCTCACAGCTGA